In one Bacillus sp. PK3_68 genomic region, the following are encoded:
- a CDS encoding ABC transporter ATP-binding protein, translated as MLQLDQIYKVFYEGTPDEKIALNQLYLQMQPGDFVTVIGSNGAGKSTLMNIISGNIFPDYGTVNINGTNMTSMSEHKRARKIGRVFQNPLAGTAPTMTIEENLALAYNRTKPRSLQFGVTKKRREFFREQLEILHLGLENRLQAKVGLLSGGERQALSLLMATFTKPDILLLDEHTAALDPARADLITKLTKEIVEKFQLTTLMVTHNMQQALDLGNRLIMMDKGQIIFQANEKEKPDLTVEKLLAEFQRIRGEALLSDRSLLA; from the coding sequence TTGCTGCAGCTAGATCAGATTTATAAAGTTTTCTATGAAGGTACTCCGGATGAGAAAATTGCACTGAATCAGTTATATTTACAAATGCAGCCAGGTGACTTCGTAACCGTTATCGGAAGTAACGGAGCTGGAAAGTCGACTTTAATGAACATCATTTCCGGAAATATTTTCCCTGATTATGGAACAGTAAATATTAATGGTACGAATATGACTTCCATGTCTGAGCATAAGCGAGCTAGAAAAATCGGCCGGGTTTTTCAAAATCCACTTGCTGGAACGGCACCGACAATGACCATTGAAGAAAATTTGGCGCTGGCCTATAACCGAACCAAGCCAAGATCGCTTCAATTTGGAGTCACTAAAAAGCGCCGCGAATTCTTTCGTGAGCAGCTTGAAATTCTTCATCTTGGTTTGGAAAACCGCCTGCAGGCCAAGGTAGGACTGCTGTCCGGCGGAGAGCGGCAGGCACTCTCCTTGTTGATGGCTACATTTACAAAACCGGATATTTTACTTCTGGATGAACATACAGCCGCGCTTGACCCGGCAAGAGCAGATTTGATCACAAAGTTAACAAAAGAAATTGTTGAAAAGTTTCAATTAACAACTCTAATGGTTACCCACAATATGCAGCAGGCGCTAGATCTTGGCAACCGCCTTATTATGATGGATAAAGGTCAAATTATTTTCCAGGCAAACGAAAAAGAAAAGCCGGATCTGACGGTAGAAAAGCTGCTGGCGGAATTCCAAAGAATTCGCGGCGAAGCCCTCCTAAGTGATCGTTCACTTCTAGCTTAA
- a CDS encoding ABC transporter permease yields the protein MFTALFGSVEVGVIYAIMALGVYLSFRILDFPDLTVDGSFVTGGATAAVLIISGVNPFLATVGALVAGFLAGCVTGILHTKGKINPLLSGILMMIALYSINLRIMDKPNVPLLSEETVITKITSWWQGLGFDNMMQSLLSSIGLADYVPSTWGILIVMFIIAFAIKKIVDVFLKTEIGLSLRAVGDNDGMVRSFSANTDWLKVLGLGISNALVAFSGALVAQYNGFSDVGMGIGMIIIGLASVIIGEAVIGNATIVRATLAVLIGAILYRLIVTLALRADFLETGDMKLITAIIVIFALVVPKLIDKQKAGARKKKRAAQLSSAKPNGGDQVAAARSDL from the coding sequence ATCTATCCTTTAGAATATTAGACTTTCCTGATTTAACAGTTGACGGGAGCTTTGTAACAGGAGGAGCAACGGCCGCAGTATTAATTATCTCCGGCGTCAATCCTTTCCTTGCAACCGTTGGAGCATTGGTAGCCGGGTTTTTGGCGGGATGTGTGACGGGTATTCTTCATACAAAAGGAAAAATTAATCCGTTATTATCTGGTATTTTAATGATGATTGCCCTTTATTCTATCAACCTACGCATTATGGATAAACCGAATGTGCCGCTTCTTTCGGAAGAAACAGTGATCACCAAGATTACTTCCTGGTGGCAAGGATTAGGGTTCGACAACATGATGCAAAGTCTATTGTCTTCTATTGGTTTAGCTGATTATGTTCCTTCTACCTGGGGAATCCTCATTGTTATGTTCATCATAGCTTTTGCTATTAAGAAAATCGTTGACGTCTTCCTTAAAACAGAAATCGGCTTAAGCTTGCGGGCAGTCGGTGACAATGACGGAATGGTGCGAAGCTTTTCAGCTAACACCGATTGGCTCAAAGTTCTCGGATTAGGTATTTCCAATGCATTAGTTGCCTTTTCAGGAGCATTAGTTGCTCAATATAACGGATTCAGTGACGTTGGAATGGGAATCGGGATGATTATTATTGGGTTGGCTTCAGTTATTATTGGAGAAGCTGTCATCGGAAATGCAACGATTGTTAGGGCTACACTTGCTGTATTGATCGGAGCTATTTTATATCGTTTGATCGTCACATTGGCCCTAAGAGCAGATTTTCTTGAAACAGGTGACATGAAGTTGATTACGGCTATTATTGTTATCTTTGCTTTGGTTGTCCCTAAATTAATTGATAAGCAAAAAGCCGGAGCAAGAAAGAAAAAACGGGCCGCACAATTAAGTTCGGCCAAGCCAAATGGAGGGGATCAGGTTGCTGCAGCTAGATCAGATTTATAA